Genomic segment of Myxococcus stipitatus:
CACCAGCACCCCCACCGTCCGAGCCCCTCCCGAGAACCCGCCCTGCGCCACCAGCGTCGACGTGGCGACGAGCGCCGCCAACATCGCGATGGTCGCCAGCGACATCAAATCCTGCACCCGCGCGGAGAGCCGCAGCCGCTCGCTCAAGAGCGGACCCGCCACGCGAAAGCCATACGTCCCCAGCGCCAACACCAGAATCGGCAGCAGCGTCATCGCAGAGCCACTCCCACCGCGAGAATCGACAACAACACCGGCAGGCCCGCTGGCAACACCGGCGTCGCCGCCAGCGCGATGACCGCCCCCACCAGCGCCACCTTGCGCGCCTTCGTCGCCTTGGCTCCAGCCTCGGCCGCCACCGTCTCCTCCTTCTTCGGAGGCAGCAGCGACGGCAACAGCAGCGCGAGCATGCACGCCGGAAACGCCGCATCCAGCCCCAGCGACTCCGGGTTCCCCACCGTCTTCCCAATCCACCCGCCCGCCACCACGCCCACGTTCCAGCCCACGAACAGCAGTCCGCCACACAGCCAATAGGCCGCGCGCCGGCGCTCCGGGTCTCGCTGCGCCAGCGCGAACGCCACGGACTCATCCACCATCAGGTGCGCGCCCAGCAGCTTCATGGGCCACTTGCGCCCCAGCACATCCGCCACCACCAGGCCGAACGGCAGATGCCTCGCGTTGAGCAACAAGCCCGCGAGCACCGCCGCCACGGGACTGCCTCCCGCGGCCACCATCCCCACCGCCACGAACTGTGAACCGCCCGCGAACACCACCACCGACATGAGCGCGGCCAGCCACACGGGCATGCCCGCCGCCACCGCGAGCGCGCCAAACGACACACCCACCACACCCGCGGCAAGCGCCACCGCCCCCACGTCCCGCAAGAGGGCGCGATCCACTTTTCCCATACACACCAATCTGGACAGAAGCCGGCCGTTCGTCAATAAGAACGACCATGCCGGTAAAACGAACGCCCAAGCCGCTCCGCCCGTTGGATGCCATCGCCAGTGCGTTGCGCCGGGAGCGGGAGCGCGCGGACGTCTCGCTGTCGGAGCTCGCCCGGCGCGCCAACGTCTCCAAGTCCACCCTCTCCCAGCTGGAGGCCGGCACCGGCAATCCCAGCATCGAGACCCTGTGGGCCCTGGCCGTCGCCCTGGGCATCCCCTTCAGCCGGCTCGTGGACCCGCCCATCCGCCAGGTGAAGGTCATCCGCGCGGGCGAGGGCGCCGCCATCCGCTCCGAGCAGGCCCACTTCACGGGCATCATGCTCTCGGCCTGTCCTCCCGGTGCGCGCAGGGACCTCTACGTCATCAACCTGGAGCCCGGCTCCTCGCGCCAGGCCCAGGCCCACATCCCCGGCAGCGTCGAGCACCTCTACGTCAGCAAGGGGCGCCTGCGCACAGGTCCCTCGGACACCACGGTGGAGCTCGGGCCCGGGGATTACGCGACCTTTCCCGGGGATGTTCCCCACTTCTACGAAGCGCTCGCCCCGCACACCGTCGCCGTCCTCCTCATGGAGCACGTGTAGGAACTCACACACCGTCGCATCTCCGGGGCTGAACCGGCGCGCGGGACATGGGAGACTCCCAGGCGCATGAGTACGGCGCCCATCCTCGGAATCGACTTCGGGACCACCAACACGTCGGCGGCCTTCTTCGACAAGGCGGGCAAGCTGAGGGTGGTGCCCGTCACGGACAAGAGCTTCACGCTGCCCTCGGTGGTGTGGTTCCACGCGGCGGACAAGGCCATCGTCGGCCACGCGGCGCGGCGGCAGATCATCGACGACCCGCGCCACACCGTCTTCGGCGCCAAGCGCTTCCTCGGCCGTCGCTACCAGTCCGAGTACGTCACCCAGCACAAGGACAAGTACGCCTTCGAGCTCGTCGAGGCCCCCGACGGCTACACCGCCGTGAAGATGTACGGGAAGGTGACATCGCTGACGGACGTCACGCAGCTGGTCATCAAGCAGATCCTCACCCTGGCGAACCACGCCGCCGGAGAGCCCTTCCGCGAGTGCGTGTTGACGGTTCCCGCGCACGCCAGCATCCGCCAGCGCGAGGCGGTGCGACAGGCGGCCGAGCAGTGTGGCCTCCAGGTCCGCGCCATCATCAACGAGCCCACCGCCGCGGCGCTGTACTACGCCAACCTGCGCAACCCCGAGCAGACGGTCATGGTGTTCGACCTGGGCGGCGGCACGTTCGACGCCACGCTCCTCGCCGTGCACAACCGGGTGGTGAAGGTGCTGGCCACCGGCGGCGACGCGTTCCTCGGCGGCGCCAACTTCGATGAGCGCATCGTCGAGTTCCTCGTGTCCGACTTCCAGCGCCAGCACGGCCTCGACCTGCGCGCGAACCAGGTCGTGATGCAGCGGCTGGTCTTCGCGGCCGAGTCCGCGAAGATGACGCTGAGCACCCGCGAGTCCACCGTGATGCGCGTGCCCTGCATCGCCCAGAAGGACGGCGGCTTCGTCGACTTCGACTACACGCTCACGCGCAAGCAGCTCGAGGAGATGGTGTTCCAGCTCATCGAGCGCGCCGCCTCCGCGTGCGACGACGTGCTGGAGCGCGCGAAGCTGAAGGCGGAGAACATCGACGAGCTGGTGCTGGTGGGAGGGCAGACGCGCATGCCCGTCATCCGACAGCGCTTCTCCCACTTCAAGCGGCTGTCCTCGGACAAGGAGGTCAACCCGGAGCTGGGCGTGGCCGTGGGCGCGGCCATCCTCGGCCGCAACCTTTCGCGCGGCATCAGCGGGCTGACGGACGTGGTGCCCATGCCCATCGGCATCATGGTGCCCGGTGGCGCGCAGCAC
This window contains:
- a CDS encoding AzlD domain-containing protein, with the translated sequence MTLLPILVLALGTYGFRVAGPLLSERLRLSARVQDLMSLATIAMLAALVATSTLVAQGGFSGGARTVGVLVGAVLAWRQAPFIAVVVVAAATAAGLRLMGVP
- a CDS encoding AzlC family ABC transporter permease, which gives rise to MGKVDRALLRDVGAVALAAGVVGVSFGALAVAAGMPVWLAALMSVVVFAGGSQFVAVGMVAAGGSPVAAVLAGLLLNARHLPFGLVVADVLGRKWPMKLLGAHLMVDESVAFALAQRDPERRRAAYWLCGGLLFVGWNVGVVAGGWIGKTVGNPESLGLDAAFPACMLALLLPSLLPPKKEETVAAEAGAKATKARKVALVGAVIALAATPVLPAGLPVLLSILAVGVALR
- a CDS encoding XRE family transcriptional regulator translates to MPVKRTPKPLRPLDAIASALRRERERADVSLSELARRANVSKSTLSQLEAGTGNPSIETLWALAVALGIPFSRLVDPPIRQVKVIRAGEGAAIRSEQAHFTGIMLSACPPGARRDLYVINLEPGSSRQAQAHIPGSVEHLYVSKGRLRTGPSDTTVELGPGDYATFPGDVPHFYEALAPHTVAVLLMEHV
- a CDS encoding Hsp70 family protein; the protein is MSTAPILGIDFGTTNTSAAFFDKAGKLRVVPVTDKSFTLPSVVWFHAADKAIVGHAARRQIIDDPRHTVFGAKRFLGRRYQSEYVTQHKDKYAFELVEAPDGYTAVKMYGKVTSLTDVTQLVIKQILTLANHAAGEPFRECVLTVPAHASIRQREAVRQAAEQCGLQVRAIINEPTAAALYYANLRNPEQTVMVFDLGGGTFDATLLAVHNRVVKVLATGGDAFLGGANFDERIVEFLVSDFQRQHGLDLRANQVVMQRLVFAAESAKMTLSTRESTVMRVPCIAQKDGGFVDFDYTLTRKQLEEMVFQLIERAASACDDVLERAKLKAENIDELVLVGGQTRMPVIRQRFSHFKRLSSDKEVNPELGVAVGAAILGRNLSRGISGLTDVVPMPIGIMVPGGAQHEVIPANTPVPATRSVTLELPLIPGPISVALFESLDTTTVERELLGTVRIELDWRTTHKGPTTLELRMGQDFILNAALVSPQGTRHPLAITDLRAPKRTS